A single window of Mycolicibacterium madagascariense DNA harbors:
- a CDS encoding alpha-amylase family glycosyl hydrolase has translation MSAPWWVGGTIYHAYVRSFRDSDGDGYGDLGGLIERFDHLVDLGVTALWLSPITRSPDHDWGYDVSDYLDVHPELGTLDDVDRLVDVAARQGVRVVLDLIPNHTSARHPWFVEASSSRSSPKRDYYVWADAQRDGSSPNNWVDDTGQSAWTWDATTSQYYMHNFLDLQPDLNWWNPRVHDEFDRIIDFWLDRGVAGFRIDVANGLYHDRALRDNPRNPRAVIWDTEVQGRYGIEHVHNFNQPEVHDVYRRWRARAEARCTPALLMGETWVARVDELAAYYGDDDELQLALNFPFLFAPFEPPALARIVADSVSAFPAGACMVWAGSNHDLPRAASRWANGDHRRIRLIQTLLATLPGTYVLYYGDELGMTDSDIPDHLHRDPLTAGRLNGQWPRDNARAPMRWDASPTGGFTTGHPWLPVHPVVEHNVADQTVDPNSTLALVRSLISLRRQHLSDPASSYREVHVDAHRWVFDSGPLRVSANFSDDDVPFDAGGDPLLSSLGPTPGASGSLRAWEAVVSRRRGDEG, from the coding sequence GTGAGTGCACCGTGGTGGGTGGGCGGCACGATCTATCACGCCTACGTCAGGTCCTTCCGAGACTCCGACGGTGACGGCTACGGCGACCTCGGTGGCCTGATCGAACGGTTCGACCATCTGGTCGACCTCGGCGTCACCGCGCTCTGGCTGTCGCCGATCACGAGGTCACCCGACCACGACTGGGGTTACGACGTCAGCGACTACCTCGACGTCCATCCCGAACTCGGCACGTTGGACGACGTCGACCGCCTCGTCGACGTCGCTGCGCGCCAAGGGGTTCGGGTCGTACTGGACCTGATCCCCAACCACACCAGTGCCCGGCACCCGTGGTTCGTGGAGGCCAGCTCGTCGAGAAGCTCACCCAAGCGGGACTACTACGTGTGGGCCGACGCGCAGCGGGACGGGTCGTCCCCCAACAACTGGGTCGACGACACCGGGCAGTCGGCGTGGACCTGGGATGCGACGACGTCGCAGTACTACATGCACAACTTCCTGGATCTGCAGCCGGACCTGAACTGGTGGAACCCGAGGGTCCACGACGAGTTCGACCGCATCATCGACTTCTGGTTGGACCGTGGGGTGGCCGGCTTTCGGATCGACGTCGCCAATGGGCTGTATCACGACCGCGCCCTGCGCGACAACCCGCGAAATCCGCGAGCCGTCATCTGGGACACCGAGGTTCAGGGACGCTACGGCATCGAACACGTCCACAACTTCAACCAGCCCGAGGTGCACGACGTCTACCGCCGGTGGCGGGCCCGGGCCGAAGCACGGTGCACGCCGGCATTGCTGATGGGGGAGACCTGGGTGGCACGCGTCGACGAGCTCGCGGCGTACTACGGCGACGACGATGAACTGCAGCTCGCGCTGAACTTCCCGTTCCTGTTCGCCCCGTTCGAGCCACCCGCGTTGGCGCGCATCGTCGCCGACAGCGTCTCCGCGTTCCCCGCAGGCGCGTGCATGGTGTGGGCGGGATCCAACCACGACCTACCGAGGGCAGCCAGCAGGTGGGCGAACGGAGATCACCGACGCATCAGACTGATTCAGACGCTGCTGGCCACCCTGCCGGGTACCTACGTCCTCTACTACGGGGACGAGCTGGGCATGACCGACAGCGACATTCCCGACCACCTGCATCGGGACCCACTCACCGCCGGACGCCTCAACGGGCAGTGGCCGAGGGACAACGCGCGGGCACCGATGCGATGGGACGCCAGTCCTACTGGCGGATTCACGACCGGTCACCCGTGGCTACCGGTACATCCGGTCGTGGAGCACAACGTCGCCGACCAAACCGTCGACCCCAATTCGACGTTGGCGCTGGTGCGTTCGCTCATTTCACTGCGTCGGCAACACCTGTCGGACCCGGCGTCGTCATACCGGGAGGTCCACGTCGACGCACACCGCTGGGTGTTCGACAGCGGTCCGCTGCGCGTGAGCGCGAACTTCAGCGACGACGACGTGCCGTTCGACGCGGGCGGGGATCCGCTGCTGTCGAGTCTCGGTCCCACCCCCGGCGCATCCGGTTCACTGCGTGCCTGGGAGGCCGTCGTCAGCCGGCGCCGCGGCGATGAGGGGTGA
- a CDS encoding DinB family protein, translating into MPALPPPVADERHALRANLFQQHYAFRVIAFGLTDEQARATPTVSALSVGALVKHVTNCQRGWMERVAAAPGTPPTDDRSMAEIQAERADEFQMRPDETLAEVLERFETGNAEVLRLVETADLDAAVPVPPAPWFPKDVDAWSVRWVFFHLLDELARHAGHGDIIREAIDGATMYELIAGVEGWPETDWLTPFRPASA; encoded by the coding sequence ATGCCCGCGCTACCCCCACCCGTCGCCGACGAGCGTCACGCTCTGCGCGCCAACCTCTTTCAGCAGCACTACGCCTTCCGCGTCATCGCGTTCGGGCTGACCGACGAGCAGGCCCGGGCCACCCCGACGGTCAGCGCGCTGTCCGTCGGCGCCCTCGTCAAGCACGTCACGAACTGTCAGCGCGGATGGATGGAGCGGGTCGCGGCGGCGCCCGGCACGCCGCCCACCGACGACCGGTCCATGGCCGAGATCCAGGCCGAGCGTGCCGACGAGTTCCAGATGAGACCCGACGAGACGCTCGCCGAGGTGCTGGAGCGGTTCGAGACCGGCAACGCCGAGGTGCTCCGCCTGGTCGAGACCGCCGACCTCGACGCGGCGGTGCCCGTACCGCCCGCGCCGTGGTTCCCGAAGGACGTCGACGCCTGGTCGGTGCGCTGGGTGTTCTTCCACCTGCTCGACGAGCTGGCCCGCCATGCCGGGCACGGCGACATCATTCGCGAGGCCATCGACGGCGCCACGATGTACGAGCTGATCGCCGGCGTCGAAGGGTGGCCGGAGACCGACTGGCTGACACCCTTCAGGCCGGCGTCGGCCTGA
- a CDS encoding LacI family DNA-binding transcriptional regulator: protein MKDVALAAGVSPATVSNAFRGRTGRLSDSQREHILQVATSLGYLGPNPAGSALRTGVVGALGVMFSESLSFVFDDSSAVTLLKGISHAAERADLSLMLLPFPPHRDDVVDADRDARIVRNSLVDGFIAYSMPDDHPAIRSANSRRLPMVIVDAPFDHDLHYVGIRDRAAARICAEHLLSLGHSNIGILVDRLVPDGHRGHVTPSRLRATTEAVPRERLRGYRDGLRSGGVDWKSVALYEAGGLTIPHFDAGAERLLHDRPDLTAILAVNDELALAVLRVCQRREVAVPQQLSVVGFDDVAAAAAAGITTIHQDFVEKGRIASQILIDHPDTPQKVILPTSLVIRRSTGAPPR from the coding sequence ATGAAGGACGTGGCACTGGCCGCGGGCGTCTCGCCCGCAACGGTGTCGAACGCCTTCCGCGGTCGTACCGGACGACTCTCGGACTCCCAGCGCGAACACATCCTGCAGGTGGCGACGAGCCTCGGGTACCTGGGCCCCAATCCCGCAGGCAGCGCCTTGCGGACCGGGGTGGTGGGCGCGTTGGGCGTGATGTTCAGCGAGTCACTGTCTTTCGTCTTCGACGATTCCTCGGCGGTGACGCTTCTCAAGGGCATCTCGCACGCCGCCGAGCGCGCCGATCTCTCCCTGATGCTCCTGCCCTTCCCTCCGCACCGCGACGACGTGGTCGACGCCGACCGTGATGCGCGCATCGTCCGCAACAGCCTCGTCGACGGGTTCATCGCCTACTCGATGCCCGACGACCACCCCGCCATCCGCAGCGCGAACTCCCGGCGGCTGCCCATGGTGATCGTCGACGCACCGTTCGACCACGACCTGCACTACGTCGGCATCCGCGATCGTGCGGCTGCTCGCATCTGCGCGGAACACCTGCTGTCCCTTGGTCATTCGAACATCGGCATCCTCGTCGACCGCCTCGTCCCCGACGGGCATCGAGGCCATGTCACGCCGTCGCGATTGCGCGCCACCACCGAGGCGGTGCCCCGCGAACGACTCCGCGGCTACCGCGACGGGTTGCGCAGCGGCGGCGTCGACTGGAAGTCGGTGGCCCTCTACGAGGCGGGTGGTCTGACCATCCCGCACTTCGACGCCGGCGCCGAGAGGCTCCTGCACGACCGGCCCGACCTCACCGCCATTCTGGCCGTCAACGACGAACTCGCACTCGCCGTGCTCCGGGTATGCCAGCGGCGCGAGGTGGCGGTGCCGCAGCAGCTGTCGGTGGTCGGCTTCGACGACGTCGCCGCCGCCGCTGCCGCCGGGATCACGACCATTCACCAGGACTTCGTCGAAAAGGGACGCATCGCCTCGCAAATCCTGATCGACCATCCCGACACCCCGCAGAAGGTGATCCTCCCCACCAGCCTGGTGATCAGGCGGAGCACGGGCGCACCGCCACGCTGA
- a CDS encoding cyclopropane mycolic acid synthase family methyltransferase: MSTTRKKGGLKPHFEDVQAHYDLSDEFFSLFLDPTQTYSCAYFERDDMTLEEAQLAKVDLALGKLGLEPGMTLLDVGCGWGSTMLRAIEKYDVNVIGLTLSENQKAHVENVFAAHESPRTKRVLLQGWEQFDEPVDRIVSIGAFEHFGKDRWDDFFTMAYKALPEDGVMLLHTITALTLPQMTAAGLPLTFSIARFVKFILTEIFPGGYLPTTEMVGEHGTKAGFNLTRTQSLQKHYARTLDTWSAALESHRDEAIAIQSEEVYDRYMHYLTGCAKGFHEGYIDVCQFTLAK; the protein is encoded by the coding sequence ATGTCGACTACCCGTAAGAAGGGTGGCCTCAAGCCGCACTTCGAGGACGTACAGGCACACTACGACCTGTCCGACGAGTTCTTCAGCCTCTTCCTCGACCCCACTCAGACCTACAGCTGCGCCTACTTCGAGCGCGACGACATGACGCTGGAGGAAGCTCAGCTCGCCAAGGTCGATCTGGCCCTGGGCAAGCTGGGTCTCGAGCCGGGCATGACGTTGCTCGACGTCGGCTGCGGCTGGGGTTCGACGATGCTGCGCGCCATCGAGAAGTACGACGTCAACGTCATCGGCCTCACGCTGAGCGAGAACCAGAAGGCCCACGTCGAGAACGTCTTCGCCGCGCACGAGAGCCCGCGGACCAAGCGCGTGCTGCTGCAGGGCTGGGAGCAGTTCGACGAGCCGGTCGACCGCATCGTGTCGATCGGGGCGTTCGAGCACTTCGGCAAGGACCGCTGGGACGACTTCTTCACCATGGCCTACAAGGCGCTGCCCGAGGACGGGGTGATGCTCCTGCACACCATCACCGCACTGACGCTCCCGCAGATGACCGCGGCCGGGCTGCCGCTGACGTTCTCGATCGCGCGCTTCGTGAAGTTCATCCTCACCGAGATCTTCCCCGGCGGGTATTTGCCGACCACCGAGATGGTCGGCGAGCACGGCACCAAGGCCGGGTTCAACCTGACCAGGACGCAGTCACTGCAGAAGCACTACGCCAGGACGCTCGACACGTGGTCGGCCGCGCTGGAGTCGCACCGCGACGAGGCCATCGCGATTCAGTCCGAAGAGGTCTACGACCGCTACATGCACTACCTCACCGGGTGCGCCAAGGGCTTCCACGAGGGCTACATCGACGTCTGCCAGTTCACGCTCGCCAAGTAA
- a CDS encoding ABC transporter substrate-binding protein — translation MAVLPIDMKAMNRVAAVLMTTIVFVAACGGGGSTPNAAPTDGVLRLSFLQDPGQPPDPDVFYGTQGLLLTTNVYEGLLGFAPNSATPTIVPGLATRWTASPDNTTFTFELRQGVTFHDGTPFLASAVKASFDRRAAVDQGTAYMVDDVASVIERGDHAVTVTLKSPDSTFLFQLASPYGPKMLSPTALTANAGSDHAQTYLSTHDIGTGPYVLTEAKVGDHYQLKSFPGYWGKKPFYATVDLPVVSDTSAQQLQLDSGSIAAILHDVPSSAVESYKNNPKFATYVLPTAVSDYMYVNPKTPVMANQQLRQALLQAVDVDALVANAYFGRGTAAKQVYPANISDSRYAAQDIVHDPSRLTAAVASLPASARAVTIGFDSSSPDNQQVANLLVTQLAAAGLTATVTGFAASQIFGWLTNPAGAPDILVNLGFPDAPTPYLWEHINFDLDGGVNFFKCSSPAATDLIAQGRRTGDLETFSKAADEAIATGCWRNLVDVSDFMVAQPWLKGVQAAHDMAVPTSLSLAELYQ, via the coding sequence ATGGCAGTCCTCCCCATTGACATGAAGGCCATGAATCGCGTTGCTGCAGTGCTGATGACGACGATCGTCTTCGTCGCCGCGTGTGGCGGGGGCGGATCGACACCCAACGCCGCCCCCACCGACGGCGTGCTGAGACTGTCGTTCCTGCAGGACCCCGGTCAGCCTCCGGACCCCGACGTCTTCTACGGCACGCAGGGGCTACTCCTGACGACCAACGTGTACGAGGGCCTGCTCGGGTTCGCCCCCAATTCGGCCACCCCCACCATCGTCCCCGGTCTGGCGACCAGGTGGACGGCTTCGCCGGACAACACCACGTTCACCTTCGAACTGCGTCAGGGGGTGACGTTCCACGACGGCACACCCTTCCTCGCGTCGGCGGTCAAGGCGTCCTTCGACCGGCGCGCGGCCGTAGACCAGGGCACCGCCTACATGGTCGACGACGTGGCATCGGTGATCGAGCGCGGCGACCATGCCGTGACCGTGACGCTGAAGTCGCCTGACTCCACGTTCCTCTTTCAACTGGCCTCGCCCTATGGCCCCAAGATGCTCAGTCCGACGGCGTTGACCGCCAATGCGGGCTCCGACCACGCCCAGACCTACCTGAGCACCCACGACATCGGCACCGGCCCCTACGTCCTCACCGAGGCGAAGGTCGGGGACCACTATCAGTTGAAGTCCTTCCCCGGCTACTGGGGCAAGAAGCCGTTCTATGCGACCGTCGACCTCCCCGTGGTGAGCGATACGTCGGCACAACAGCTTCAGCTCGACAGCGGATCGATCGCGGCGATCCTCCACGACGTTCCGTCCTCGGCGGTCGAGTCGTACAAGAACAATCCCAAGTTCGCCACCTACGTGCTGCCGACCGCGGTATCGGACTACATGTACGTCAACCCGAAGACGCCCGTGATGGCCAATCAGCAACTCCGACAAGCACTCCTGCAGGCCGTCGACGTCGACGCGCTCGTCGCCAACGCGTACTTCGGTCGCGGCACGGCCGCCAAGCAGGTCTATCCGGCCAACATCAGCGATTCCCGTTACGCCGCGCAGGACATCGTCCACGACCCGAGCAGGCTGACCGCCGCGGTCGCTTCACTACCGGCATCGGCGCGCGCAGTGACGATCGGCTTCGACTCGTCGTCACCCGACAACCAGCAGGTCGCCAATCTCCTCGTCACCCAGTTGGCCGCTGCTGGATTGACGGCCACGGTCACCGGGTTCGCCGCGTCGCAGATCTTCGGATGGTTGACCAATCCCGCAGGGGCACCGGACATCCTCGTCAACCTCGGCTTCCCCGATGCGCCGACGCCCTATCTGTGGGAGCACATCAACTTCGACCTCGACGGCGGAGTGAACTTCTTCAAGTGCTCGTCGCCCGCCGCGACCGACCTCATCGCCCAGGGCCGCAGGACCGGTGATCTGGAGACGTTCTCGAAGGCGGCCGACGAGGCGATCGCCACCGGCTGCTGGCGCAACCTCGTCGACGTATCGGACTTCATGGTCGCCCAGCCGTGGCTCAAGGGTGTCCAGGCCGCCCACGACATGGCGGTCCCGACGAGCCTGTCGCTAGCCGAGCTGTACCAGTGA
- a CDS encoding TetR/AcrR family transcriptional regulator, whose translation MSSPTRWAGVSLADRRAERRSLLLEAAFGLFGEGGEQAVSVRSVCREAGLNTRYFYESFETTDELLGAVYDGVNRSLATSVATGMDAAGGHPRERTRAGIAAVLHFCAADPRRGRILFTDAKTNPVLMQRRQTMHSAMIDLIVAERGRHHPHIDPVAVRVGAAMYTGAVSELTQHWLLGTLGTDVDAVVAHAVTVVLGS comes from the coding sequence GTGTCGAGCCCCACCAGGTGGGCGGGAGTGTCACTCGCCGATCGTCGCGCCGAACGGCGAAGTCTGCTGTTGGAGGCGGCCTTCGGCCTGTTCGGCGAGGGTGGCGAACAGGCGGTCTCGGTGCGGTCGGTGTGCCGCGAGGCCGGCCTGAACACGCGTTACTTCTACGAGAGTTTCGAGACCACCGACGAACTGCTGGGCGCGGTGTACGACGGGGTGAACCGGTCGCTGGCCACGTCCGTCGCGACCGGCATGGACGCCGCCGGCGGGCATCCGCGGGAGCGCACCCGGGCGGGCATCGCCGCCGTCCTGCACTTCTGCGCGGCCGATCCGCGGCGTGGGCGCATCCTGTTCACCGACGCCAAGACCAATCCGGTGCTGATGCAGCGGCGCCAGACCATGCACTCGGCGATGATCGACCTCATCGTCGCCGAGCGGGGCAGACACCACCCGCACATCGATCCGGTGGCGGTGCGGGTCGGAGCGGCGATGTACACCGGCGCCGTGTCCGAACTGACCCAGCACTGGCTGCTCGGCACCCTCGGCACGGACGTCGACGCCGTCGTCGCCCACGCGGTGACCGTGGTGCTGGGGAGCTAG
- a CDS encoding alpha/beta fold hydrolase: MDVRSGTARCGAVELFYEDLGDVDAPPMVLIMGVGAQLPMWPDGFCELLVHNGFRVIRFDHRDTGLSTKMHGQRAAGSVVARVGRYLLGRPSAVPYTLVDLATDVVNLLDDLEIDAAHVVGASMGGMIAQILAGTHPERVLSLALLMTSSGRPLSALPRWRVIRLALHPPGRDAPRAARIDFEMHNVKVINGPNFLPTDAELRARVETLAARSDYPQGMLRQFDAVIGTGSLVRFTRRIVAPTVVVHGSEDPMVRVRNGRDLARLVRGARFVVVDGMGHDLPRAVWRPVAEMVLENAARASTGAPDTELPDG, encoded by the coding sequence ATGGACGTTCGGTCGGGCACCGCGCGCTGCGGGGCCGTCGAGCTGTTCTACGAGGACCTCGGTGACGTCGACGCCCCGCCCATGGTGCTGATCATGGGTGTCGGTGCGCAGCTGCCGATGTGGCCCGACGGCTTCTGTGAGCTGTTGGTGCACAACGGTTTCCGAGTGATCCGGTTCGACCACCGCGATACCGGGCTGTCGACGAAGATGCACGGTCAGCGGGCGGCGGGCTCCGTCGTCGCCCGCGTCGGCCGGTATCTCCTCGGCAGGCCGAGCGCCGTGCCGTACACGCTCGTCGACCTCGCCACCGACGTCGTCAATCTGCTCGACGACCTCGAGATCGACGCCGCGCACGTCGTCGGCGCCTCCATGGGCGGGATGATCGCCCAGATCCTCGCGGGCACACACCCTGAGCGGGTCCTGTCGCTGGCTCTGCTGATGACGAGTTCGGGTCGGCCCCTGTCGGCGCTGCCGCGGTGGCGGGTCATCAGGTTGGCGTTGCACCCGCCCGGCCGGGACGCGCCACGGGCGGCGCGGATCGACTTCGAGATGCACAACGTCAAGGTCATCAATGGTCCGAACTTCCTGCCGACCGACGCCGAGCTGCGCGCTCGCGTCGAGACGCTCGCGGCGCGCAGCGACTATCCACAGGGCATGCTGCGGCAGTTCGACGCCGTCATCGGCACCGGCAGCCTGGTGCGCTTCACCCGCCGCATCGTCGCGCCGACGGTCGTCGTGCACGGGTCAGAGGATCCGATGGTGCGCGTGCGCAACGGCCGCGATCTTGCCCGCCTCGTCCGCGGCGCGCGGTTCGTCGTCGTCGACGGCATGGGTCACGATCTGCCGAGGGCGGTCTGGCGGCCCGTGGCGGAGATGGTGCTGGAGAACGCGGCACGCGCCAGCACCGGCGCCCCGGACACCGAGCTCCCCGACGGCTAG
- a CDS encoding ABC1 kinase family protein, protein MTTTKHREVARLDRVPLPVEAARIGVTGWQLARTGARVVSNLRGRGSLQEKIVRQIPQTFADLGPTYVKFGQIIASSPGAFGEPMSREFRGLLDRVPPADTRAVHALFKEELGDDPANLYKSFDEEPFASASIAQVHYATLHTGEEVVVKIQRPGIRRRVAADLQILKRGAQLVELAKLGRRLSAQDVVADFADNLAEELDFRLEAQSMDAWVSHMHASPLGKNIRVPQVYWDLTSEKVLTMERVQGVRIDDVAAIRKAGFDGTELVKALLFSVFEGGLRHGLFHGDLHAGNLYVDDDGKIVFFDFGIMGRVDPRTRWLLRELVYALLVKKDHAAAGKIVVLMGAVGNIKPEGEAAKDLEAFATPLTLTSLGDMSYAEIGKQLSTLADAYDVKLPRELVLIGKQFLYVERYMKLLAPKWQMMTDPQLTGYFANFMVEVSREHSDELDA, encoded by the coding sequence ATGACCACCACCAAGCACCGCGAGGTAGCCCGGCTGGACCGGGTGCCGTTGCCAGTCGAAGCTGCCCGCATCGGCGTGACGGGTTGGCAGCTCGCCCGCACCGGGGCGCGGGTCGTCAGCAATCTGCGCGGCCGCGGCTCGCTGCAGGAGAAGATCGTCAGGCAGATCCCGCAGACCTTCGCCGACCTCGGGCCCACCTACGTCAAGTTCGGCCAGATCATCGCTTCGAGCCCCGGCGCCTTCGGCGAGCCGATGAGCCGCGAGTTCCGCGGCCTGCTCGACCGGGTGCCCCCCGCGGACACGCGCGCCGTCCACGCCCTGTTCAAGGAGGAGCTCGGCGACGACCCGGCGAACCTGTACAAGAGCTTCGACGAGGAGCCGTTCGCGTCGGCGTCGATCGCGCAGGTCCACTACGCGACGCTGCACACCGGTGAGGAGGTCGTCGTCAAGATCCAGCGCCCCGGCATCCGCCGGCGGGTCGCGGCCGATCTGCAGATCCTCAAGCGGGGGGCGCAGCTCGTCGAGCTGGCCAAGCTGGGTCGGCGACTGTCCGCGCAGGACGTCGTCGCCGACTTCGCCGACAACCTCGCCGAGGAACTCGACTTCCGGCTCGAGGCGCAGTCGATGGACGCCTGGGTCTCGCACATGCACGCCTCGCCGCTGGGCAAGAACATCAGGGTGCCGCAGGTGTACTGGGACCTGACCAGCGAGAAGGTGCTCACGATGGAGCGCGTGCAGGGCGTGCGCATCGACGACGTCGCTGCCATCCGCAAAGCCGGCTTCGACGGCACCGAGCTGGTGAAGGCCCTGCTGTTCAGCGTGTTCGAGGGCGGGCTGCGCCACGGTCTGTTCCACGGCGATCTGCACGCGGGCAACCTCTACGTCGACGACGACGGCAAGATCGTGTTCTTCGACTTCGGCATCATGGGCCGCGTCGACCCGCGGACCCGGTGGTTGCTGCGCGAGCTGGTGTACGCCCTGCTGGTCAAGAAGGACCACGCCGCGGCGGGCAAGATCGTCGTGCTGATGGGCGCCGTCGGCAACATCAAGCCCGAGGGCGAGGCCGCCAAGGATCTGGAGGCCTTCGCCACGCCGCTGACGCTGACGTCGCTCGGGGACATGTCCTACGCCGAGATCGGCAAGCAACTGTCCACCCTGGCCGACGCCTACGACGTCAAGCTCCCCCGCGAGCTCGTACTCATCGGCAAGCAGTTCCTCTACGTCGAGCGCTACATGAAGCTGCTCGCCCCCAAGTGGCAGATGATGACCGACCCGCAGCTGACCGGATACTTCGCCAACTTCATGGTCGAGGTCAGCCGCGAACACAGCGACGAATTGGACGCCTGA
- a CDS encoding cyclopropane mycolic acid synthase family methyltransferase: MSDISTGTKDLTPHFEDIQAHYDLSDDFFGVFQDPTRKYSCAYFTGPTVSLSEAQIANVDQHLDRLDLKPGMTLLEVGCGWGLTLQRAMEKYDVNVIGLTLSKNQQAYCSQLLGALSSERTFDVRLQGWEQFHSPVDRIVSIEAFEHFGFERYDDFFKMCYDVMPDDGRMTIQSSVAYHPDNLQARGRKLTFEMARFIKFMLTEIFPGGRLPSTDMMVERGEKAGFTVPEALSLRNHYIKTLGIWAGRLEHHKDEAIAAAGVENYDKYMKYLTGCQYYFVDESIDVSLVTYLKPGAAV, translated from the coding sequence ATGTCTGACATTTCAACTGGCACGAAGGACCTGACTCCCCACTTCGAGGACATTCAGGCGCACTACGACCTGTCGGACGACTTCTTCGGCGTGTTCCAGGATCCGACGCGCAAATACAGCTGCGCGTACTTCACCGGTCCGACCGTCTCGCTGTCCGAGGCGCAGATCGCCAACGTCGACCAGCACCTCGACCGGCTCGACCTCAAGCCGGGGATGACGCTGCTCGAGGTCGGGTGCGGGTGGGGTCTGACCCTGCAGCGCGCGATGGAGAAGTACGACGTCAACGTCATCGGCCTGACGCTCAGCAAGAACCAGCAGGCGTACTGCAGCCAACTGCTCGGCGCGCTGTCCAGCGAACGCACCTTCGACGTGCGACTGCAGGGGTGGGAGCAGTTCCACAGCCCGGTGGATCGCATCGTCTCCATCGAGGCGTTCGAGCACTTCGGCTTCGAGCGCTACGACGACTTCTTCAAGATGTGCTACGACGTCATGCCCGACGACGGCCGGATGACCATTCAGAGCAGCGTCGCCTACCACCCCGACAATCTGCAGGCCCGCGGGCGCAAGCTGACGTTCGAGATGGCGCGCTTCATCAAGTTCATGCTGACCGAGATCTTCCCCGGTGGCCGCCTGCCGTCCACCGACATGATGGTCGAGCGCGGCGAGAAGGCGGGATTCACCGTCCCCGAGGCGTTGTCGCTGCGCAACCACTACATCAAGACCCTCGGCATCTGGGCCGGCCGGCTCGAGCACCACAAGGACGAGGCGATCGCCGCGGCCGGGGTCGAGAACTACGACAAGTACATGAAGTACTTGACGGGCTGCCAGTACTACTTCGTCGACGAGTCCATCGACGTCAGCCTCGTCACCTACCTGAAGCCGGGCGCGGCGGTCTAG
- a CDS encoding alpha/beta fold hydrolase — protein sequence MDIRTGTARSGELDIYYEDMGAENDPAVLLIMGLGAQLSLWRMGFCELLVNQGLRVIRFDNRDVGLSSKVEGRHSGAPLLPRMARSTLGLKSPAVYTLENMADDAAALLDHLHVEKAHVVGASMGGMIAQVFAARYQQRTKTLAIIFSSNNQALLPPPGPKQLLAVTTRPKDTSRDGVIANAVRVGKIIGSPGYPQPDAQRIADAERDYDRSYYPAGVGRQFGAILGSGSLLHYDRQITAPTVVIHGRADKLMRPSGGRAIAKAIRRSRLVLFDGMAHDLPEQLWDDIVGELKTTFAEVP from the coding sequence ATGGACATTCGCACCGGTACCGCCCGCTCGGGTGAGCTGGACATCTACTACGAGGACATGGGCGCCGAGAACGACCCCGCCGTCCTGTTGATCATGGGCCTCGGCGCGCAATTGTCGTTGTGGCGCATGGGTTTCTGCGAACTCCTGGTGAACCAGGGGCTGCGCGTGATCCGCTTCGACAACCGTGACGTCGGGCTCTCGAGCAAGGTGGAGGGCCGTCACAGCGGTGCGCCGCTGCTGCCCAGGATGGCGCGTTCGACGCTGGGGCTGAAGAGCCCGGCGGTCTACACGCTGGAGAACATGGCCGACGATGCCGCGGCGCTGCTGGATCATCTGCACGTCGAGAAGGCCCACGTCGTCGGGGCGTCGATGGGCGGGATGATCGCCCAGGTCTTCGCGGCTCGCTACCAGCAGCGGACGAAGACGTTGGCCATCATCTTCTCCAGCAACAATCAGGCGCTGCTCCCGCCGCCGGGACCCAAGCAGTTGCTCGCCGTCACCACCCGGCCGAAGGACACCTCGCGCGACGGCGTCATCGCCAACGCCGTCCGCGTCGGCAAGATCATCGGCAGTCCCGGGTACCCGCAGCCGGACGCGCAGCGCATCGCCGACGCCGAACGGGACTACGACCGGTCCTACTATCCGGCCGGTGTCGGTCGCCAGTTCGGCGCGATCCTGGGCAGCGGCAGCCTGCTGCACTACGACAGGCAGATCACCGCACCGACCGTCGTCATCCACGGCCGCGCCGACAAGCTGATGCGCCCGTCCGGTGGGCGCGCCATCGCCAAGGCGATCCGCCGGTCGCGGCTGGTGCTGTTCGACGGCATGGCGCACGATCTGCCGGAGCAACTCTGGGACGACATCGTCGGCGAGCTCAAGACCACCTTTGCCGAGGTTCCGTGA